The Tautonia plasticadhaerens nucleotide sequence CGCTGGCACGCCGCCACGGGGTCGTCACCGCGACGGAGCTGTACCTCTATCTCCGCGAGCGAGTCGAGGTCGGCGATGACCTGTTCGGCCACCGCCAGACCCCCGGGTACTGGCCGCTGCAGAAGCACGACAAAGGGGAGTACATCCACCTCGTCCCCGGCCACCCGTTGAACCTCCCGCCGGCGCCTCCCCTGGACGAGGCGAACAATCCCTGGCGCGGCCTGCAATCCTACAATGAGGAGCATGCCCCGCTGTTCTTCGGCCGTTCGAAGTTCGTCGCCGACTTGGTCGAGTGGGTGGAGGCGAATCCCCTGACGGTCGTGCTGGGCGCCTCGGGCACGGGGAAGTCGAGCATCGTCAAGGCCGGGCTGCTCCCGTCACTCCGCTCGCAAGGAACCGGCTCCTGGAGCATCCTGCCTCCGCTGCGGCCGGGCCGGTCACCGCTGGCGACCCTGGCCGCGCTGGTGCTGCCCGGCGAGTCGACCGACCCCAATGCCGTTGTCGCGCGGCTGCTCGCCGCCGACCCCGACGCCCTCGCCCGCCGCGTGGCTGCCTGGTGCGCCTCGACCCAGGCCCCGACGGGCTCGCTGGAAGCAGGGCGGCTGCTCCTGGTGGTCGACCAGTTCGAGGAGCTGGTGACCGACTGCTGGGATGCCGACGAGCGTGCGATGTTCCAGGTCCAGCTCGAGCGTGCGCTGGCGGACTGCCCCGACCGGTTTCGGGTCGTACTCACGCTCCGCTCGGATTTCGAGCCCCAGTTCGCCGACGCCGCCCTGGAGCGACGCTGGCAGGAGTCCCAGGTCGTCGTTCCGGTGATGACGCTCGACGAGTACCGCGAGGCGGTCGAGGGCCCGGCGTCGGCCCGGGTGCTGAGCTTCCGGGGGAAGGCCGGCTCCCAGGCCTTCATCGACCGGCTGATCGGCGACGTGGCCAACACGCCCGGCGTCCTGCCTCTGCTGTCCTTCACGCTCAGCGAGCTGTACCGCCGCTACCTCGGGCGGGGCTCCGACGACCGCACGCTGTCGGAGGAGGACTACGACGACCTGGGAGGGGTTGGGGGCTCCCTGCGCCACCGGGCGGAGGAGGTCTATCGGGACCTCCCCAGCGACGAGCACAGGGAGGTCATGCGTCGGGTGATGATGCGGATGATTTCCGTGGAGGGGGGGGAGCTGGCCCGGCGTCGCGTCCCGGATCGTGAGCTGAGCTATCTCGACCCCGAGGAGAGCGCCCGGGTCGGCGAGGTCATCGCCGGCCTCACCGCGGCCCGGCTTGTCGTCGAGGGCAAGGAGGCAGACGACGAGACCTACGTCGAGCCGGCCCACGACGAGTTGGTCCGGGGCTGGGACCGGCTCCTTGCCTGGAGTAGGGAGGGGCGCGAGCAGTTCGACCTGAGGCGCCTGCTGACGCCCGCGGCCTTCGACTGGAGCCGGGGCCAGGGGGGCACCTGGCACGCCAACCCGAGGCTCGACCTCGTCCGGGACGCCGACTGGACCAATCGGGTCGAATCCGAGTTCGTTTTGGCGAGCCTCGACCGGCGTCGGAAGAACCGGCTGACCCTGGTGGCCTCGATCGCGTCGGCGTTCGTCGTCCTCTCGCTCATCACGGTGTTCGCCCTGGGCCAGCGCCGCAGCGCCCTGCGCAACGAGGCGCAGGCCAATCAGGCGCGCGGCCGCTCGGAAGGCCGCCTCTACAACGCGAACCTCCGACTGGTCGAGGAGATCGGCGGGAGGAACCCCCGGCTCGCCCTGGACTACCTCGGCGACCCGGCTAAGAGCCCGCCCGCCCGCCGGGAATTCACCTGGAGATATATCCACAATAGATTTCGTTTCCCCGCCTCCATCGTCTTCCACGAGCCGGACGGCTCGGTCCGCTCACTCGACCTCTCCGAGGACTGGACGACCGCGGTGACCGCCCACTTCGACGGCGAGGTTACGCTTTGGGACGTCGCCTCGGGCGAGGAACGCCTCCGATGGACGGCGCACGGGGGGGCCGTGCTCGCCGCCCGCCTGTCCGCCGACGGCCGTCGGCTGGCGACCGCGGGCGACGACGGCACGGTTGCCTTTTGGGACGCCCGGGACGGCCGACGTGTGGGGGGGGCCGTCCGGCCCGGCGTCCTGGAGGGGCCCGATGAGGTCGCAAAATCCGCCGAGCTGGCGATCTCGTCCGACGGCCGGAGGGCGGCATCGATGATGGGGCCCTTCGGCGATTCGGTCCGCCTCTGGGACGTCGACCGCGGGGCCCTGGTCGCCGACCTCCCGTTCAGCGAGGTCGGAGACCTGGAGTTCTCGCCCGACTCGAGGACCCTGGCCGCCGGCGGGGTCATCCACCAGGACGGCGATCGGACCGGGCTGGTCCGGACCTGGGACGCCGATTCGGGCGAGGTGCGCCGATCGATCCGGATCGAGGGCCAGGAGGTCAGGGTCCTCGCCTTCACCCGGGACGGTCGCCGGCTCCTGTTGGCTACGTCCGCGGGGATGCAAGTCCGGGACGCCATGACTGGGCGATTCGAGGGGGCCGTCGCGGCACACTCCGAAGCGATCAGCGGGCTGTCCTGTTCGCCCGACGGCCGCTGGTTCGCCTCGGCGGGCGATGACGAGACGATCCGGATCTGGGACCTCGATACGAAGGCCGTGGTCGCCACGCTCCTGGCCGGGCGGGGCAACGACCTGCTCCGCTTCTCACCCGACGGCCGGTCGATCGCCGCGTCGTCGACCGAGTCGTTCATGAGGCACGAGCAGCTCGGGATGATCGCCCGATGGGACATCGCGGCGCCCACCGGGCAGAACCGGCTCGACAGCCCGCCCCCGGTCGGTGCCATCGCCTTCTCGCCCTCCGACCCGAGGTATGTCTACGCCGCCGGGCAGGTGCTGTCCCTGTGGGATTCCCGGGAGGGGCAGGAGGTGCATCGGCTCGGCTCGACGGCGACGACGCTCGCCTTCGTCCCGTCCCCCCGAGGGGACGGCCTCGCCTCAGCCGGCGACGACGGCAAGGTCCGGATCTGGCGGCTGCCGCGATTCGTCGAGCTCGACCTCCCCGATTTCGGCACGCCGGAATCCGCGCTCTCGCCGGACGGGCGCCGGCTGGCCCTGGCCGCCGTCGGCGTGGTACGCGTCATCAACCTCGGGGACGGGGCGGTGGTTCACGAGTACCGCCCCGGGCTTGACTCCGTCCGCCGCCTCGCCTTCGACCGGACGGGGGAGGTCCTCGCGATCGTAGGGGACCGGCGGGGCAAGGCGTCTTCAGGCCCCTTCGACGCTCCCCCCCGGGCGCCGGCGGATAGGGAGGCCTCCGGGGGCACCGGCACGCGGCTGATCGTCCGCGACTTGGCTGGGGCAGAGGACCGATTCGACGTCCACATCATCCCGGAATACCCGGAGGCAGTGGCGTTCTCGGGGGACGGGACCCGGATCGCCCTCGGCGGAGGGCTCATGGGGGGCCTGGAGGACGAGGACTTCAAGGTCCATGTCATCGACGCCCGCTCCGGGGCCCGGGTCGCCGGCCCGCTCTTCGGCCATGAGGGCGGCATCGGCGACCTGGTCTTCTCGCCCGTCGACCCGGACCTCCTGATCAGCGCCAACGGGTCGAACATTGAGGACGAGCAGCCCCGGGAGATCATCGTCTGGGACGTGGCGGCCGGCCAGGAGGTCGGCCGGATCGAGGGGGAGCACGTCGGCGCGTCGATTGAGTGCCTGGCGATCTCCCGGGACGGGACGCTGCTGGCGTCGGTGGACATGGACGGCCGGCTGATCGTCTGGGATCTCGAGCGGCTCGAGGCAATCCTCGGCACCACCTACCGGGGAGGGATGCCCACATGTCTGACCTTCTCGGACGACAGGTCGACCCTGGTGACCGGGGTCTATGGCGAGGCCATCCGGGGGATCGCCTTGGACGTCGCGAGCGGCTCGATCGAAGGGCGATACCAGGTTTCGGGCGGGGGGTTCGAGTCCCAGGGCAACCATTGCAGCGCGGACGGCTCGGTCCTGGTATCGATCGAGCAGGACCGGGGCGGGGCGATCGTCTGGGACCGCGGCCCGACCGACCGGCCGACCGAGTTGGAGGGGCACGAGGGGCCGGTCCTCGCCGTCGCGTACTCCGGCGACGGGGCCCGGGTCGCTTCGGCGGGGAGCGACGGGGCGATCCGCCTCTGGGACGCGGGCTCCGGCGCCCCGGTCGCGACGTTTCCCGGCGACGAGGGGCCGCTGACCGCCGTCGCGTTGTCGGCCGATGGCAGGGCCGTCGTATCGGGTGCGGAAGGCGGCCGGGTCACGCTCCGGGAGGCCGAGCGGGGAGAGGTCGTCAGGACCCTCGACGAGCATCGGGGGGCGGTCACCAGCCTGGAGTTCACCCGGGACGGCCGGGGACTGGTGTCGGCGGGGCTCGACGGGCGAGCGATCCTGCACCAGATGGAAGGGGCGGCGGAGCCGCGGGAATTCCGGGGCTTCGCCGGGTCCATCCACGCGGCTCGGCCCTCGCCCGACGGACGGTTGCTGGCGACTGCGAACGACGACGGCACCATCCGGGTCTGGGGGCTCGACGACGGCGGGGTCCGAGAGGTGTTCGACGGGTACGGGGGGGCCGCGCTGGCTGTGGCCTTCTCGGACGACGGGGAGTGGCTGGCCTCCGTCGACTCCCGGGGGGGCGTCCGGCTCTGGCGGACGTCGAGCTGGAGCGAGGCCGGGTTCTCAGCGATCTCCTCCCGGGTGACGTGGCCCTTGCTCGATACGTTCCTCGGCCTATCCGAGTCCGACCCGATAGTCGCCACCAAGGCGGGAGGCGTCGTCTCGGCATGGGACGCCCGGGACGGGGCGTACCTGGGCTCGACCCCAGGGCTGTCGACCTCCAACCGCTCGGACGCCCTGGCCGACAACGGGTCATTAGTCGTGTCGGCGCAGCCCGATCGGACGCTCCGCCTCTGGGATCCGCGCCGCGATCGCCAGCTCCGCTCGCTCGAGGGCCACGAGGACGACATCACCAGTGTCGCGATCGGCCCCGACTCCCGGACGATCGCGTCGGGGGACACCGGCGGGACTATCCTGCTCTGGGACGCGAACGGGGCCGGAGCTCCGGAGATCCTGGGGCGGGAACGGGGCATGATCGCCGACCTCCGATTCACGCCCGACGGCTCGACGCTCGCTTCCCTCGCTCTCTCGGAATTCGGGGCGATGGTCAGGCTGTGGGACGTCGCCGGGCGTCGGGAGCGCTGGGCGATCGACTCGTTCGTCCAGGGCCATCCCACCGAGATGGAGGTCACAGCCGACGGCCGTCACCTCATCATCCGGGAGGGCGACCTCGGCAACTGGGCATTCACCGGGGAGTCGGGCAGGATCGAGGTCTGGAACCTCTCGAGACGGGAACGGACCTCGGAGATCCTCCCCTGGGCGGGCCCCTTCACCTCCCTCGCGGTGGCCCGGGACGGATCGATGATCGCGACATCCTCGGCGCTGAACAGCCGGACCGACAGCGAGCTGTCGATCCACGAGCTGTCGACGGGGCGTCGCCTGTTCGCGACCCGGAGGAACGCACCTCCTGCCATGGCCCTCGGCTTTACCCCCGACGGGAGCACCCTGGCCGTCCCCACGAGGCTCGGGCCGGTCGAGCTGTGGGACGTCGCACTGGGGGAGATCCGGACGACCCTGACCGGCCACGACACGACCCCCGGCAAGTTCGCCTTCAGCCCGGACGGGGAGCGGCTGTTCTCCGCCGACGCCGGGGGGGAAATCCGCGCCTGGCAAGCCCCGAGGACGGGCGCCCGGGACACCATCGACCTCGGGAAGTTTGTATTCGACTTCGCCGTCGTGCCCGCCCTCGGTTCGCTGGCCATCCCCTCGGGACGCTCGATCGTGTTCCTGGACGAGGCCGGAGGCGCCGTCCGGGAGCCGCTCGACACCCGACTCCCGGGGCCGATCTCGGCCCTGGAGGGCTCGCCGGATGGCACCTATCTGGCGGCCGTCGGTTGGGACGAGCTCGTCCTGCTAGACGGCGAGACGGCCGAGCCGCTGGCCCACCTCCGGAGCCGGCCCCCGTCTCTTCCCCCCGGGGAGGGAGCGGCGGCGATGGACGAGTTCGAGCAGCTCGGCCCCGAGGGCCGGCCCGATTCGTCCTTCGTCGACCTCGCCTTCTCCGAGGACGAGCGCCTGCTGGCCGCGGTCACTGGGGATGATCGCGTACTCGTGTGGGAACTGCCCGGGGCGGAGCTGCTCGCCGAATTCCCGGCGCGTCGGGCGGAGGAGGAGGAGCAGTACAACAACAGCGTCTTGGTCGATATCAAGGCGATCACCTTCCTTGGCGAGGGGCCGGTGCTCGCGGTGATCGGCGACAACGGGATTAACGTCGAGTTGTTCGAGATTCCCTCGGGCCGCAGCCTTCGCCAGCTCAAGGGACACTTCCTGCCCGTTATGTGCCTGGCGACGGTGCCGGGGAGGCCATTCCTGGTCTCCGGGGGGTATGACACGCTGGTCCGGGTCTGGGACGTCGCACACCCTGGAGATCCCTTGACGCTCTCGGGCCACACAGCCCCAATCGTCGCCCTCGCGGTCACCCCCGACGGCGAGTTCATCGCATCTGGCGACGAGGCGGGATGGATCCGCCTCTGGGAGCGGGAGACCGGGGAGGTGGTGGCCACCCTCGGGGAGCATGCCGAGGTCGTCACATCGCTGGAATTCATCGACGAGGCACGCTTCGCCTCCACTGATGCTCAAGGCCGATTGAAGATCTGGACGGGCTACCTCCCCAAGCCAACCCGGGATTCGGCCGGCCGTCGAACGATGCATCCGGGGATCCCCATCGGCCTCGCGGTCGCGTGGTTGATCTATTGCCTCGTCCTGGTGGATTGGTCCTGGGCGCGACATCTCCTCCGACCACCCGGGGCGTGGGTCATCGCGCTATTGTTCCTGATTTCTTGGGCGACCGCGGCGGTCTTCATGGCCCGCGAAGGCTTCCCGAGTGGCTCTGGTTCGCGGCCCACCGTCGACGGTTGGATCATCCTGCTGGTGCCGCTCATCGTCCTCCTAACCTACGCGGCGGCCCGGATCCAGCTCATCCTCGCCGATCGGGCTCTCTCTCTCCCCCAAGACGGCTCGCGATGGGCTTCTTCGGCCCGGGGCTGGGTTCAGCTATTGAGGGCGTATCCCCCGGGTTCGCCCCGTTGAGCTTGCGGAGCGTTGCACAGATCACCTGGTGACGTCTCACGAATCTCAGGAATCTCGTCACAACAAGTTGTCCGATTGTTGATGTGAGATAGCCGCCCCCGGCTATCCTAAGGGTCAGGATAGCCGGGGGCGGCTGTCCCACATCGGACAGGTTCTCGTGGCGAGCAATCTCGGTCACGTTCGGAATCCAGGGAGCTGCACCGGCTTGGGGGCTCGATGCGACAGTACTTCCGCAACGGTTGGGGATTGGTTATCGGCGTCGACCGCTATTCGGCGCCTATCCGCCCGCTCTCGAACGCGGTCCGGGACGCGGAGGCGATCGCCGCCGAGCTCCGGAACCATCACGGCTTCGACCGCCTGGAGCTCTGGCGGAATGACGAGGCGACCCGCGGCCGGCTCGAGGACCACCTGTCGGGGCTTGCGACGGGCGGGCAGATCGGGCCCGACGACCGGATGCTCCTATACTTCGCCGGCCACGGCGTGAGCCTCCGGGCCGACCGCGACCAACCCGCCGGCCGCATCCTCCTGGCCGACGCCGACGCGGGAGACACCGACACCTTCTTCGACATGAGGACGCTGCACCGGCTGCTCCAACAGCTCCCGGGCCGCCACCTGCTCGTCGTCCTCGACTGCTGCTTCGCGGGCACGTTCCGGTTCGGGGCGAGGGACCTGATCCCGGCCCGGCGCGAGCCGCTGGCCCGCGAGTGGTTCCGGGGGCTGATCGAGGAGAGGGCCTGCCAGCTCCTGGTATCGACGGCCCACGACCAGCCGGCCATCGACACGATCGGCGGTGAGCCGATCGCCGACCGCGACCGCTGGGACCCCCTCTCCGACCACCGATCGGCCGAGGCGGGCCGCCACTCCCCCTTCGCCAACTCCCTGCTGCGCGCCCTCCGGGGCGAGGCCGACCTGAACGGCGACGGCGTCATCACCTCGAACGAGCTGGTCGCGTTCCTGGAGGCCGAGGTCGCCCGGATCGCTGGCGGCCAGCTCCCGCAGCTCTGGCCCCTGCCGCGGCACGGCAACGGCCAGTTCCTCTTCTTCGACCCCTCCGGGTCGTTCTTCGAGGAGGCCCTGAGGCCGGTCGCCGAGCTCGTCCGCCACACCAACCCCTTCCTCGGCGAGCGGGCCTTCGAGGAGGGGGACGACGCCGTCTTCTTCGGCCGCGACCAGGAGGTCGAGCGCCTGGCAAACCAGGTGGGCACCAACGGGGTCGTCCTGCTGACCGGCCCTTCCGGCTCGGGCAAGACCAGCCTCCTCCGCGCCGGCCTGATCCCCGAGTTCCTCCAACGGCCGTACTGGCACGTAGTCGCCCCGGACTCGAGAGGGCTGCGGTCGAGCCGGGACCTCTCCATCGCCCTCGCAGGGGCGCTGCCCGGCGACGGCGAGCCGGCGGGCGAGGCCGAGGGGCGTCCCGATCCGCCGGCCGACCCGGCCGAGGTGCTCCGCCGCTGGCTGGAGCGGCACGCCGACCGACGTCTCTTCCTGATCCTCGACGACCCCCGCCCGTCGACCGACGCGGAGGCGGA carries:
- a CDS encoding nSTAND1 domain-containing NTPase, encoding MIGFRQSHAVVIGIDNYQDNIPPLSTAVNDARRVAEVLKATGGYSVDLLTDATLDRIKTCFARTLKDNVNANDRLLVYFAGHGLILVGDDGPAGYLVPQDARREAHETFLPMTELNGYLEEFPCRHLLLVLDCCFAGAFRWSTTRDLRPLPEIIHRERYDRYIRDRAWQVLTSAAYDQKALDYFAGREADERGHSPFAAALISALEGEPEALEYLPLARRHGVVTATELYLYLRERVEVGDDLFGHRQTPGYWPLQKHDKGEYIHLVPGHPLNLPPAPPLDEANNPWRGLQSYNEEHAPLFFGRSKFVADLVEWVEANPLTVVLGASGTGKSSIVKAGLLPSLRSQGTGSWSILPPLRPGRSPLATLAALVLPGESTDPNAVVARLLAADPDALARRVAAWCASTQAPTGSLEAGRLLLVVDQFEELVTDCWDADERAMFQVQLERALADCPDRFRVVLTLRSDFEPQFADAALERRWQESQVVVPVMTLDEYREAVEGPASARVLSFRGKAGSQAFIDRLIGDVANTPGVLPLLSFTLSELYRRYLGRGSDDRTLSEEDYDDLGGVGGSLRHRAEEVYRDLPSDEHREVMRRVMMRMISVEGGELARRRVPDRELSYLDPEESARVGEVIAGLTAARLVVEGKEADDETYVEPAHDELVRGWDRLLAWSREGREQFDLRRLLTPAAFDWSRGQGGTWHANPRLDLVRDADWTNRVESEFVLASLDRRRKNRLTLVASIASAFVVLSLITVFALGQRRSALRNEAQANQARGRSEGRLYNANLRLVEEIGGRNPRLALDYLGDPAKSPPARREFTWRYIHNRFRFPASIVFHEPDGSVRSLDLSEDWTTAVTAHFDGEVTLWDVASGEERLRWTAHGGAVLAARLSADGRRLATAGDDGTVAFWDARDGRRVGGAVRPGVLEGPDEVAKSAELAISSDGRRAASMMGPFGDSVRLWDVDRGALVADLPFSEVGDLEFSPDSRTLAAGGVIHQDGDRTGLVRTWDADSGEVRRSIRIEGQEVRVLAFTRDGRRLLLATSAGMQVRDAMTGRFEGAVAAHSEAISGLSCSPDGRWFASAGDDETIRIWDLDTKAVVATLLAGRGNDLLRFSPDGRSIAASSTESFMRHEQLGMIARWDIAAPTGQNRLDSPPPVGAIAFSPSDPRYVYAAGQVLSLWDSREGQEVHRLGSTATTLAFVPSPRGDGLASAGDDGKVRIWRLPRFVELDLPDFGTPESALSPDGRRLALAAVGVVRVINLGDGAVVHEYRPGLDSVRRLAFDRTGEVLAIVGDRRGKASSGPFDAPPRAPADREASGGTGTRLIVRDLAGAEDRFDVHIIPEYPEAVAFSGDGTRIALGGGLMGGLEDEDFKVHVIDARSGARVAGPLFGHEGGIGDLVFSPVDPDLLISANGSNIEDEQPREIIVWDVAAGQEVGRIEGEHVGASIECLAISRDGTLLASVDMDGRLIVWDLERLEAILGTTYRGGMPTCLTFSDDRSTLVTGVYGEAIRGIALDVASGSIEGRYQVSGGGFESQGNHCSADGSVLVSIEQDRGGAIVWDRGPTDRPTELEGHEGPVLAVAYSGDGARVASAGSDGAIRLWDAGSGAPVATFPGDEGPLTAVALSADGRAVVSGAEGGRVTLREAERGEVVRTLDEHRGAVTSLEFTRDGRGLVSAGLDGRAILHQMEGAAEPREFRGFAGSIHAARPSPDGRLLATANDDGTIRVWGLDDGGVREVFDGYGGAALAVAFSDDGEWLASVDSRGGVRLWRTSSWSEAGFSAISSRVTWPLLDTFLGLSESDPIVATKAGGVVSAWDARDGAYLGSTPGLSTSNRSDALADNGSLVVSAQPDRTLRLWDPRRDRQLRSLEGHEDDITSVAIGPDSRTIASGDTGGTILLWDANGAGAPEILGRERGMIADLRFTPDGSTLASLALSEFGAMVRLWDVAGRRERWAIDSFVQGHPTEMEVTADGRHLIIREGDLGNWAFTGESGRIEVWNLSRRERTSEILPWAGPFTSLAVARDGSMIATSSALNSRTDSELSIHELSTGRRLFATRRNAPPAMALGFTPDGSTLAVPTRLGPVELWDVALGEIRTTLTGHDTTPGKFAFSPDGERLFSADAGGEIRAWQAPRTGARDTIDLGKFVFDFAVVPALGSLAIPSGRSIVFLDEAGGAVREPLDTRLPGPISALEGSPDGTYLAAVGWDELVLLDGETAEPLAHLRSRPPSLPPGEGAAAMDEFEQLGPEGRPDSSFVDLAFSEDERLLAAVTGDDRVLVWELPGAELLAEFPARRAEEEEQYNNSVLVDIKAITFLGEGPVLAVIGDNGINVELFEIPSGRSLRQLKGHFLPVMCLATVPGRPFLVSGGYDTLVRVWDVAHPGDPLTLSGHTAPIVALAVTPDGEFIASGDEAGWIRLWERETGEVVATLGEHAEVVTSLEFIDEARFASTDAQGRLKIWTGYLPKPTRDSAGRRTMHPGIPIGLAVAWLIYCLVLVDWSWARHLLRPPGAWVIALLFLISWATAAVFMAREGFPSGSGSRPTVDGWIILLVPLIVLLTYAAARIQLILADRALSLPQDGSRWASSARGWVQLLRAYPPGSPR